One window from the genome of Bdellovibrio sp. NC01 encodes:
- a CDS encoding transposase: MRGKSYLAALLFSVVMIPKSKAQTTSLKLPQAEGVSSLQNPLEESSSSSKPMQVYGQIRVENMQYLTPIPEQPGLTYSQLLSARLSLLKETSILDFAADASGGTFFSKGQSHTMVHEAYMSSRGLGNLKISLGRKKKEWSEVDHRWNLGLWQPVYSIDALRPEEEGLAGLFIDYNTQGWEILAFGTTFNIPNMGPDIREDNGGLAADSRWYRPPSRDYDFNSNINTISYKLDIPDQLDLVKNGGGAMMGRIGNKESGPWIVVSGGYLPVNELILKRAAYKNISADKVDVTVTPEVTYHRIGSMDLGYTFGSLKASISYLADDPKEIRPDGDLSIQKLKPLQAYSAAIDFSMANILVRPITVQFEYLKVVGGGIQDITANGTPDSFTMFDSRLKFTDAVQVKLEGQVATFFRRPFVTRFKYLYDYDQRGSLLNTEFLYYPHQKWAVVAGADVLGVQDENYDKSGFLNEFRANDRVYGGMTYVF, encoded by the coding sequence GTGAGGGGTAAATCATATCTCGCGGCGTTACTTTTTAGCGTTGTGATGATTCCAAAATCTAAAGCGCAAACTACCAGCTTGAAATTGCCTCAAGCTGAGGGCGTGAGCTCTTTGCAAAATCCGCTTGAAGAGTCTTCATCATCTTCGAAGCCCATGCAGGTCTATGGGCAAATCCGTGTTGAAAACATGCAGTATCTGACGCCGATCCCGGAACAACCGGGTTTGACGTACAGCCAACTTCTTTCTGCGCGTTTGTCGTTATTAAAAGAAACTTCGATTCTTGATTTCGCGGCCGACGCTTCAGGCGGTACGTTCTTCAGTAAGGGCCAATCTCACACCATGGTGCACGAGGCGTATATGTCGTCACGTGGCTTGGGCAATTTGAAGATCTCTTTGGGCCGTAAGAAAAAGGAATGGAGTGAGGTCGATCACCGTTGGAATTTAGGTTTATGGCAACCGGTGTACTCGATCGATGCTCTTCGTCCCGAGGAAGAGGGCTTGGCAGGTCTGTTCATCGATTATAATACTCAGGGTTGGGAAATCTTAGCGTTCGGTACGACGTTCAATATTCCAAACATGGGCCCTGATATTCGTGAAGACAACGGGGGCCTAGCTGCTGACAGTCGTTGGTATCGTCCACCTTCTCGTGATTACGACTTCAATTCCAATATCAATACGATCTCTTATAAATTAGATATTCCCGATCAGCTTGACCTCGTGAAAAACGGCGGTGGGGCGATGATGGGTCGTATCGGTAATAAGGAAAGCGGTCCGTGGATCGTGGTTTCTGGTGGTTACTTGCCAGTGAATGAATTGATCTTGAAACGTGCCGCTTATAAAAACATTTCGGCCGATAAAGTCGATGTGACGGTGACGCCGGAAGTGACTTATCACCGCATTGGTTCGATGGATTTGGGTTATACATTCGGAAGCTTGAAAGCCTCGATTTCTTACTTGGCCGATGACCCTAAAGAGATTCGTCCTGATGGCGATCTTTCAATCCAAAAGTTAAAACCGCTTCAGGCCTATTCAGCGGCAATTGATTTTTCGATGGCGAACATTTTGGTTCGTCCGATCACAGTGCAATTCGAATATTTGAAAGTTGTTGGCGGTGGTATTCAGGATATCACTGCGAATGGTACGCCGGATTCTTTCACGATGTTTGATTCGCGTTTGAAATTTACAGACGCGGTTCAAGTGAAATTAGAAGGCCAAGTGGCGACATTCTTCCGTCGTCCGTTTGTGACTCGCTTTAAGTATCTTTACGATTATGACCAACGTGGTTCTTTGCTCAACACAGAATTCTTGTATTACCCACATCAGAAGTGGGCTGTTGTCGCAGGGGCTGACGTATTAGGAGTTCAAGACGAGAACTACGATAAATCGGGTTTCTTGAATGAATTCCGCGCCAATGACCGTGTGTACGGAGGCATGACATATGTTTTCTAA
- a CDS encoding alpha/beta hydrolase yields MQNTNRWILLRGLARGRGHWGSFATEIQKKFPNDQFEFLDLKGNGERFAEKSPLTVAEFVKDLRERSQFVKEKVPFKVLSVSLGAMITVEWMRQYPHEIEKAFLVCTSSSSFSPFYDRFMLHNYLPSLSLTFAKDPARWEKTILGMVVNNHERREAEMPAMIEYSRENPMQVLNVVRQLKAAASYSFPKEAPGDIQLIGSHGDRLVNPSCTPNIAQAWNLKAAMHPWAGHDIPVDDPKWLLEHLL; encoded by the coding sequence ATGCAAAATACTAATCGTTGGATTTTACTGCGTGGTTTGGCTCGTGGACGCGGGCACTGGGGCAGTTTTGCGACAGAAATTCAAAAGAAATTTCCCAATGATCAGTTTGAATTCCTGGATCTGAAAGGCAATGGCGAACGCTTTGCTGAAAAGAGCCCTCTGACAGTTGCTGAATTCGTCAAAGACTTGCGCGAACGCTCTCAGTTCGTGAAAGAGAAAGTGCCATTCAAAGTTTTATCAGTATCTTTGGGCGCGATGATCACGGTCGAGTGGATGCGTCAGTATCCTCACGAAATTGAAAAAGCGTTTTTGGTTTGTACAAGTTCTTCGAGCTTTTCTCCGTTTTATGATCGCTTCATGTTGCACAATTATCTTCCAAGTTTATCGTTAACATTTGCGAAGGACCCAGCGCGCTGGGAAAAGACAATTTTAGGAATGGTCGTAAATAACCATGAACGTCGCGAAGCCGAGATGCCAGCGATGATCGAGTACTCTCGTGAAAATCCGATGCAGGTTCTGAACGTTGTACGCCAATTAAAAGCCGCCGCTTCGTATTCGTTTCCCAAAGAAGCTCCTGGCGATATTCAATTGATCGGAAGTCATGGCGATCGTTTGGTGAATCCATCGTGCACTCCGAACATCGCGCAAGCTTGGAATCTGAAAGCGGCGATGCACCCGTGGGCGGGGCACGATATTCCGGTGGATGATCCAAAATGGCTATTGGAGCACTTGCTCTAA
- a CDS encoding DUF2817 domain-containing protein, with protein sequence MSSILEIQQIEKRISELGSAARTEVLAYSEDGDVRMPIYKLSFGTTNPEAPVLGFVGGVHGLERIGSQVTVALLNSLAELIVWDKGLQRTLEDIRIFFIPTVNPIGIAKKMRSNPRGVDLMRNAPVEADDPPRFLGGHRYTRKLPWYRGEAGAPMEVEAQALIRGVQSEIADSKLAITLDLHSGFGLQDRLWFPYARTLKPFPEVAQLYSFNSLLEKTYPYHFYRVEPQAGTYTTHGDLWDYIYDQHQGLARGKHYLPLCLEMGSWMWLKKNPWQIFRSDGPFNPLIGHRHRRTLRRHNTLMEFLIRAVHSPEWIDLSELEIREFENKAKELWYAKY encoded by the coding sequence ATGTCTTCTATTTTAGAAATTCAGCAAATTGAAAAGCGTATTTCCGAGCTGGGATCTGCCGCACGCACCGAAGTGTTGGCCTACAGTGAGGATGGAGATGTGCGTATGCCCATCTATAAGCTTTCATTTGGAACAACGAATCCCGAAGCGCCTGTTCTAGGCTTCGTGGGTGGAGTTCACGGTCTTGAGCGTATCGGCTCGCAAGTGACTGTCGCGTTGTTGAATTCCTTGGCAGAACTCATTGTGTGGGACAAGGGCTTGCAAAGAACTTTGGAAGACATCCGAATCTTTTTTATTCCCACAGTAAATCCTATCGGGATCGCTAAAAAAATGCGCAGCAATCCTCGCGGTGTCGATCTGATGCGAAATGCGCCGGTCGAAGCCGATGATCCACCACGTTTTTTAGGCGGTCATCGTTACACTCGCAAATTGCCGTGGTATCGCGGTGAAGCGGGTGCTCCAATGGAAGTGGAAGCGCAAGCACTGATTCGTGGTGTGCAGTCTGAAATCGCTGACAGTAAATTAGCGATCACTTTGGATTTGCATTCGGGTTTTGGTTTGCAGGATCGTTTATGGTTTCCTTATGCGCGCACGCTGAAGCCATTTCCAGAAGTGGCGCAGTTGTATTCGTTCAACTCATTGCTTGAAAAAACGTATCCTTATCACTTTTATCGTGTGGAGCCTCAAGCGGGGACGTACACGACTCACGGTGATTTGTGGGATTATATTTACGATCAGCATCAAGGTTTGGCGCGCGGGAAGCATTATCTGCCGTTGTGTCTGGAAATGGGCTCGTGGATGTGGCTCAAGAAAAATCCATGGCAAATTTTCCGCAGTGATGGGCCGTTTAATCCGTTGATTGGTCACCGTCATCGTCGTACGTTGCGTCGTCATAATACGTTGATGGAGTTTTTAATTCGCGCCGTGCACTCGCCCGAGTGGATTGATCTTTCAGAATTAGAAATACGCGAATTCGAAAACAAAGCGAAAGAGTTGTGGTATGCAAAATACTAA
- a CDS encoding DUF1338 domain-containing protein, with protein MMSLDTLLDKMWVDYCQLNPAAKRIYDLFTAQGETVLNDHIALRTFNHPRLGIQSLAKQFKKFGYVESSQEYFFTEKKLYAKHFEHPDETKPKIFISELELEKVSPFVRETMNRLIESIPQSLIDSETFSMDGRPWDMSFELYSQLAKESEYASWVAAYGFRPNHFTVNINALKKFDDIKDLNNFLKSNGVILNSSGGEVKGTPADYLEQSSTMASEIPVKFTDGTHNIPGCYYEFAKRYPMANGKLYQGFVAKSADKIFESTNKTK; from the coding sequence ATGATGAGTCTTGATACTTTGTTGGACAAAATGTGGGTTGATTATTGCCAACTAAACCCTGCTGCGAAACGCATCTATGATCTCTTCACAGCACAAGGTGAAACGGTTTTGAATGACCATATCGCCCTTCGCACATTTAACCATCCACGCTTGGGTATTCAATCTCTTGCAAAACAATTCAAAAAATTCGGATACGTAGAATCTTCGCAAGAATATTTCTTCACAGAAAAAAAACTTTACGCGAAACACTTCGAACATCCAGATGAAACAAAACCAAAAATTTTCATCAGCGAATTGGAACTAGAAAAAGTTTCTCCATTTGTGCGCGAAACGATGAACCGTTTGATCGAAAGCATTCCCCAATCTTTGATCGACAGCGAAACATTCTCGATGGATGGTCGTCCGTGGGATATGAGCTTTGAATTGTATTCGCAACTTGCTAAAGAAAGTGAATATGCTTCTTGGGTTGCAGCTTACGGTTTCCGCCCAAATCACTTCACTGTGAATATCAATGCTTTGAAAAAATTCGACGACATCAAAGACTTGAACAACTTCTTAAAATCCAACGGCGTGATCTTGAATTCGTCAGGTGGCGAAGTCAAAGGCACACCTGCCGATTATCTAGAACAAAGCTCAACAATGGCTTCCGAAATTCCTGTGAAATTCACAGATGGCACTCACAACATCCCTGGTTGTTACTATGAGTTTGCGAAACGCTACCCAATGGCGAATGGCAAATTGTACCAAGGCTTCGTTGCGAAATCGGCTGACAAGATTTTCGAAAGTACGAACAAGACAAAATAA
- a CDS encoding HD-GYP domain-containing protein: MSSTWGDIPAWAYESAQALMQALKVVDPVTYAHCCRVGEMSRKLARDAGLNEYEQKLAEFAGLFHDIGKMGVSQSIIAKPGKLDDNELAIMKSHPVLSEEIVQPLARHKFFKEILPGIRGHHERVDGTGYPDKILGDEIPVLARIILVVDTYDAMSQTRAYRKGLPNEVVYEELKRCSGTQFDSQLVKIFLQAHPDWQNQDVDQDTHHLLIKKIA; the protein is encoded by the coding sequence ATGTCGTCAACCTGGGGAGATATTCCTGCATGGGCCTATGAATCGGCTCAAGCATTGATGCAGGCCTTGAAGGTCGTTGATCCAGTGACTTATGCGCATTGCTGCCGCGTTGGCGAAATGTCGCGCAAGCTTGCACGCGACGCTGGCCTCAATGAGTACGAACAAAAACTCGCAGAATTTGCGGGCCTCTTTCATGACATCGGTAAAATGGGCGTGTCCCAATCAATTATCGCTAAACCTGGCAAACTCGACGATAACGAACTTGCGATTATGAAAAGCCATCCTGTGCTTTCAGAAGAAATCGTACAGCCATTAGCTCGTCATAAGTTTTTTAAAGAAATTCTTCCCGGTATTCGTGGTCACCATGAGCGTGTCGACGGTACGGGGTATCCTGATAAAATCTTGGGTGACGAAATTCCTGTGCTTGCGCGCATTATTCTGGTGGTAGATACCTACGATGCTATGTCGCAAACACGCGCTTATCGTAAAGGACTTCCAAATGAAGTTGTTTATGAAGAGCTCAAACGTTGCTCGGGCACACAGTTCGATTCGCAGCTTGTGAAGATCTTCTTGCAGGCCCACCCGGATTGGCAAAATCAGGATGTCGATCAAGATACACATCATTTACTTATCAAAAAAATTGCTTAG
- a CDS encoding S8 family serine peptidase, whose translation MKLFVASFIATTLSLSAHAADPFGDAQWGLNNQGQMQTIDLDPLHIYRVQARAGEDVRLPAPYKAPKKVIVAVLDTGIQADHPDLKGVIHRNESECKALEKFKKCLEDSDRKVCEQKWMDLKNPEVDQDKNGYPLDCQGWSLLGGTNAANIMGRPDFDDSQGHGTHVSGIIAAIADNNIGVRGLSQNVEILPVQVIGTQPSEPMKPLSITDSPTEEGKAEINRSLGDMVARGVIYAMRSGAKVINFSMGWPQVVDSDFMRQVIAEAQSRGVIIVAAAGNDSTRALLRPCAYKNVICVGAAGPDGAMAHFSNFGSGVDIVAPGVNILSTYPESKRPIRFRSTLGYEFLSGTSQATPFVTAAIAEMLARGIPAEEIYPRLILSARPLLTNLSLVEGLPNTTPKSLDPEKESYTKYAIAGNMNLEGALKVTAQPLIVPATKEKVEIPWDRQSKTLSYQISFVNKWQAVDISQVKMNANFLKPHPEAVRPWITAIKEAAPYPATWKMGEERNYVVQMDIVDTANPSQSRIPSELDLTVDVSVNGQAARRYVFENEVTVALTPDTVASDIRTMNITGLPIGVRTSFMPVDQNLDAHPELRDYFAVSQNRNAWQLWLVANKGQDSYVTAGGATGAKIRIDGNSDNFNEQVMARMDMNNDGQSDYVLGVLEDKSEEDDAPPSPTSFFVFDNRMKLIDSFAYDSKIAQMPFNIFWQKVGNTKRPAWVGSGKDPAKKRSLKDRWENPDDNEAAKMRFYYLNEKNELKAVEDYNGYKIIDVIQPRQTQAEAGIVPVLLAKNQGTEAKPSYLYSFAVGEMVGGQVQNFMELDLFANKESYRNILDTLVGEVQSLDYSNDEFAGSFWFGEGLNRQQRLSIFDNKNWELLDQQLGAQRSQFDSALRVRAAFTGQNRKGAFVLTNSEIEYHDLLNNGVISKSMERYTFFPASLMTALYNPLTLSDSRDAKTKLPALFTTETSGLSRGVKMLVPVFAKDGTAVELVSPARLRFKSSAGCRPLDTPVFEGEQGAHSFDYFCGNKILRVKLSY comes from the coding sequence ATGAAACTCTTTGTCGCAAGCTTTATTGCCACTACATTGTCATTGTCAGCCCATGCTGCGGATCCATTCGGTGATGCGCAGTGGGGTTTAAATAATCAAGGCCAAATGCAAACGATCGACTTAGATCCTTTGCACATCTACCGCGTGCAAGCACGTGCGGGTGAAGATGTTCGTTTGCCAGCTCCTTATAAAGCGCCTAAAAAAGTGATCGTGGCTGTATTGGATACAGGTATTCAAGCAGACCATCCGGATTTAAAAGGTGTGATCCACCGTAATGAATCAGAATGTAAAGCGCTTGAAAAATTCAAAAAGTGTCTTGAAGATTCTGATCGCAAAGTCTGCGAACAAAAATGGATGGATCTAAAAAATCCTGAAGTCGATCAAGATAAGAACGGTTACCCACTAGATTGCCAGGGGTGGTCTTTGCTGGGTGGTACGAACGCGGCAAACATCATGGGTCGTCCTGATTTTGACGACAGTCAAGGTCACGGGACACACGTATCTGGTATTATCGCTGCGATTGCCGATAACAACATCGGTGTTCGTGGTTTAAGTCAAAACGTTGAAATCTTGCCGGTGCAAGTGATCGGTACCCAACCAAGTGAACCGATGAAGCCGTTGTCTATTACGGATTCTCCGACTGAAGAAGGTAAAGCTGAAATCAATCGCAGTTTGGGTGACATGGTTGCACGTGGCGTGATCTATGCGATGCGCTCGGGTGCAAAGGTGATCAACTTCTCTATGGGTTGGCCACAAGTTGTTGATTCTGATTTTATGAGACAAGTGATCGCTGAAGCTCAATCCCGTGGCGTGATTATCGTTGCGGCAGCAGGGAATGACTCCACTCGCGCACTTCTTCGTCCTTGTGCTTACAAGAACGTGATCTGTGTGGGTGCTGCGGGTCCTGACGGCGCAATGGCGCACTTTTCAAACTTCGGTAGTGGCGTTGATATCGTGGCTCCAGGTGTGAACATCCTAAGCACTTATCCTGAAAGCAAACGTCCTATCCGTTTCCGCTCAACATTGGGTTACGAATTCTTGTCGGGTACGTCTCAGGCAACTCCTTTCGTGACAGCTGCGATTGCTGAAATGTTAGCGCGTGGTATTCCTGCGGAAGAGATTTATCCTCGTCTGATCCTTTCTGCACGTCCGCTACTGACGAACTTGAGCCTTGTGGAAGGTCTCCCTAATACGACACCTAAGAGCCTTGATCCGGAAAAAGAAAGTTACACAAAATACGCTATTGCCGGAAACATGAATCTTGAAGGGGCCTTGAAAGTCACAGCGCAACCTTTGATTGTCCCTGCGACAAAAGAAAAAGTTGAAATCCCTTGGGATCGTCAAAGCAAAACCTTGAGCTATCAAATTTCATTTGTGAACAAGTGGCAAGCCGTTGATATCTCGCAAGTGAAAATGAATGCGAATTTCTTAAAGCCGCATCCAGAAGCTGTTCGCCCATGGATCACGGCGATCAAAGAAGCAGCTCCATATCCTGCGACATGGAAAATGGGTGAAGAGCGTAACTACGTTGTACAAATGGACATCGTCGATACTGCGAATCCATCGCAATCACGCATTCCAAGTGAATTGGATTTAACTGTTGATGTCAGTGTGAATGGTCAAGCGGCTCGTCGTTATGTTTTCGAAAACGAAGTGACGGTGGCGCTGACTCCAGACACGGTGGCTTCTGATATCAGAACTATGAACATCACAGGTTTACCAATTGGCGTGCGCACGTCGTTCATGCCAGTGGATCAAAATTTGGATGCTCATCCAGAACTTCGCGATTACTTTGCAGTTTCCCAAAATCGCAATGCATGGCAATTGTGGCTTGTTGCAAACAAAGGCCAAGACAGCTACGTGACTGCTGGTGGTGCAACAGGTGCGAAGATTCGTATCGATGGCAACTCTGATAATTTCAACGAGCAGGTGATGGCTCGTATGGATATGAATAACGATGGTCAAAGCGATTACGTCTTGGGCGTTCTTGAAGATAAGAGCGAAGAAGATGATGCTCCTCCATCGCCAACAAGTTTCTTTGTTTTCGACAACCGCATGAAGTTGATCGATAGCTTTGCGTATGACAGCAAAATCGCGCAAATGCCGTTTAATATCTTCTGGCAAAAAGTGGGTAACACGAAACGCCCAGCGTGGGTGGGAAGTGGTAAAGATCCAGCTAAGAAACGCTCGCTTAAAGATCGTTGGGAAAATCCAGATGATAACGAAGCCGCGAAAATGCGCTTCTATTATTTGAATGAGAAGAATGAGTTGAAAGCTGTTGAAGACTATAACGGCTATAAAATCATCGACGTGATTCAACCGCGTCAAACGCAGGCAGAGGCGGGCATCGTTCCGGTACTGCTCGCAAAAAATCAGGGTACAGAAGCTAAGCCCTCGTACTTGTATAGTTTCGCCGTTGGTGAGATGGTCGGCGGCCAAGTGCAGAACTTCATGGAGCTGGATCTTTTTGCGAACAAAGAATCTTATCGCAACATCTTGGATACGTTGGTGGGCGAAGTTCAGTCATTAGATTATAGCAATGATGAATTCGCAGGTAGCTTTTGGTTCGGTGAAGGACTAAACCGTCAGCAAAGATTATCGATCTTCGATAACAAGAACTGGGAGTTGTTGGATCAACAACTTGGTGCACAACGGTCCCAATTTGACTCCGCATTGCGCGTCAGAGCAGCGTTCACAGGGCAAAATCGCAAAGGTGCTTTTGTCCTTACGAACTCAGAAATCGAGTATCACGATCTTCTGAATAACGGTGTCATTAGCAAGAGCATGGAACGTTATACTTTCTTCCCTGCCTCTCTGATGACAGCGCTTTATAACCCTCTAACGCTGAGTGATTCGCGCGATGCGAAAACGAAGCTGCCAGCACTGTTCACGACAGAGACTTCGGGTCTCAGCCGTGGTGTCAAAATGTTGGTACCGGTTTTTGCAAAGGATGGAACTGCGGTTGAACTGGTGTCACCGGCGCGCCTGAGATTTAAGTCTTCGGCGGGTTGTAGACCTCTCGACACTCCGGTGTTTGAGGGCGAGCAGGGGGCTCACTCGTTCGACTACTTCTGTGGAAATAAAATCCTCAGAGTGAAGTTGAGTTACTAA